A genomic segment from Gemmatimonadota bacterium encodes:
- a CDS encoding efflux RND transporter periplasmic adaptor subunit, with translation MTAPFAGVVVERGVSRGEMVGPEDQLFVVADLRQVWVLLDIFERDLPTVARGQQVLLTTTAWPDREFTGQIVHVGAVLDSATRTVRARIEVPNRDGALRPGMFATAVIAPRAGGQAFPVVPQDAVQELEGRKVVFVPGEHPGEFVARTVLLGRPTGGTRVMVLSGLKAGEPVVVAGAFMLRSELAKGEIGEHGH, from the coding sequence TTGACGGCGCCGTTCGCGGGGGTCGTCGTAGAGCGGGGGGTGAGTCGCGGCGAGATGGTGGGGCCCGAGGATCAACTCTTCGTCGTCGCGGACTTGCGCCAAGTCTGGGTGCTCCTCGACATCTTCGAGCGGGATCTGCCGACGGTTGCCCGCGGACAGCAGGTCCTGCTGACAACCACCGCCTGGCCCGATCGCGAATTCACCGGACAGATCGTCCATGTTGGTGCAGTTCTCGACAGTGCGACGCGGACGGTGCGCGCACGCATCGAGGTCCCCAACCGCGACGGAGCCCTGCGCCCGGGGATGTTTGCCACGGCGGTGATCGCGCCACGGGCTGGTGGCCAGGCCTTTCCGGTTGTGCCACAAGATGCAGTGCAGGAGCTGGAGGGCCGGAAAGTGGTCTTCGTCCCGGGCGAGCATCCCGGGGAGTTCGTCGCGCGTACCGTCCTGCTCGGTCGACCGACTGGGGGCACGCGTGTGATGGTGCTTTCCGGGCTCAAGGCCGGCGAGCCGGTGGTGGTGGCCGGTGCCTTCATGTTGCGCTCCGAACTCGCCAAGGGCGAGATCGGCGAGCACGGGCATTGA